One genomic segment of Paenibacillus sp. FSL H8-0332 includes these proteins:
- the lon gene encoding endopeptidase La, translating to MIQSKSKGRRFPLLPLRGLLVYPSMVLHLDVGREKSVRALEKAMVEDNLILLCSQSEVNIEEPGQEDIFRVGTVANVRQMLKLPNGTIRVLVEGVERAEILHYTDNEEYYEVMARELPEQEDVDQESDALMRSVLSQFEHYITLSKKVTPETLAAVSDIEEPGRLADVITSHLALKIKDKQEILETIDVSKRLEKLLDILNNEREVLELERKISQRVKKQMEKTQKEYYLREQMKAIQKELGEKEGRAGEADELRAQMEEKNLPERVQEKIEKEIDRLEKMPASSAEGSVIRNYVDWLLSLPWSEATEDDLDIRKAEEVLDADHYGLEKPKERVLEYLAVQKLVKGLKGPILCLVGPPGVGKTSLARSIARSLNRKFVRISLGGVRDEAEIRGHRRTYVGAMPGRIIQGMKTAGSTNPVFLLDEIDKMAADFRGDPSAALLEVLDPEQNNTFSDHFVELPFDLSNVMFVTTANAVHNIPRPLLDRMEMLFIPGYTELEKLQIASRYLLPKQRKSHGLAEEQLSIGDDTLLKMVREYTRESGVRNLEQQIAALCRKAAKQIVSEEKERVSILPEEIKDYLGASKFRYGMAELEDQIGTVTGLAWTEVGGDTLLIEVTVVQGTGKLTLTGQLGDVMKESAQAAFSYTRSKAEELGLAPDFHEKNDIHIHIPEGAIPKDGPSAGITIATALISALTKRYVSKHVAMTGEITLRGRVLPIGGLKEKSLAAHRAGYKKILIPKDNERDLKDIPESVLSDVEFVPVSHMDQVLKHALVDHADGINTDSDTDTEISIEAPSSVH from the coding sequence ATGATACAAAGTAAATCCAAGGGTCGTCGTTTTCCTTTATTACCGCTTAGAGGTCTTCTTGTATATCCCAGTATGGTTCTGCATCTGGATGTAGGCCGTGAGAAGTCCGTCCGGGCATTAGAGAAAGCTATGGTTGAAGATAATTTGATTCTCCTCTGCTCCCAGTCTGAAGTCAATATTGAGGAGCCGGGGCAAGAGGATATATTCCGCGTGGGTACGGTGGCGAATGTGCGGCAGATGCTGAAGCTTCCCAATGGCACGATCCGTGTGTTGGTGGAAGGCGTAGAGCGGGCTGAGATACTTCATTATACGGACAACGAGGAGTACTATGAGGTGATGGCGCGTGAGCTGCCGGAGCAGGAGGATGTGGACCAGGAGAGCGATGCCCTGATGCGCAGCGTGCTGAGCCAGTTCGAACACTACATCACTTTGTCCAAAAAAGTAACGCCAGAGACACTCGCTGCGGTCTCCGATATAGAGGAGCCTGGGCGGCTGGCGGATGTCATCACCAGTCATCTGGCGCTGAAGATCAAGGACAAACAGGAGATCCTGGAGACCATTGACGTCAGCAAGCGTCTGGAGAAGCTGCTCGATATCCTTAATAATGAGCGCGAAGTGCTGGAGCTGGAACGCAAGATCAGCCAGCGTGTGAAGAAGCAGATGGAGAAGACCCAGAAGGAGTATTACCTGCGTGAGCAGATGAAAGCGATCCAGAAGGAGCTTGGCGAGAAGGAAGGCCGGGCCGGTGAAGCCGATGAGCTGCGCGCCCAGATGGAAGAGAAGAACCTGCCGGAGCGGGTGCAGGAGAAGATTGAGAAGGAAATCGACCGTCTGGAGAAAATGCCGGCAAGCTCGGCCGAAGGCAGCGTCATCCGCAACTATGTGGATTGGCTGCTCAGTCTGCCCTGGAGCGAAGCCACGGAAGATGATCTGGATATCCGCAAGGCGGAAGAGGTGCTGGACGCAGACCACTATGGTCTGGAGAAGCCTAAGGAACGGGTGCTGGAATACCTGGCGGTGCAGAAGCTGGTCAAGGGTCTGAAGGGGCCGATTCTGTGTCTGGTAGGTCCTCCGGGCGTCGGCAAAACCTCGCTCGCCCGCTCCATTGCCCGCTCCCTGAACCGCAAGTTCGTCCGCATCTCGCTGGGCGGCGTACGGGATGAAGCCGAGATCCGGGGTCACCGCCGTACGTATGTCGGCGCAATGCCGGGCCGGATCATCCAGGGAATGAAGACGGCAGGCAGCACTAATCCGGTCTTCCTGCTGGATGAGATCGACAAGATGGCAGCGGACTTCCGCGGCGATCCGTCGGCAGCCCTGCTGGAGGTGCTGGACCCGGAACAGAACAATACATTCAGCGATCACTTCGTTGAGCTGCCGTTCGACCTGTCGAACGTCATGTTCGTCACTACAGCGAATGCCGTGCACAACATTCCGCGTCCGCTGCTGGACCGGATGGAGATGCTGTTCATTCCTGGCTATACGGAGCTTGAGAAGCTGCAGATTGCCAGCCGTTATCTGCTGCCGAAGCAGCGCAAGAGCCACGGCCTTGCGGAAGAGCAGCTGTCCATCGGAGATGATACGCTGCTGAAGATGGTCCGCGAGTACACCCGCGAATCCGGGGTGCGGAATCTGGAGCAGCAGATTGCTGCCCTCTGCCGCAAGGCGGCGAAGCAGATCGTCTCGGAAGAGAAGGAGCGCGTCAGCATTCTTCCGGAAGAGATCAAGGATTATCTGGGAGCCTCCAAGTTCCGCTATGGAATGGCAGAGCTGGAGGATCAGATTGGTACCGTGACCGGGCTGGCTTGGACCGAAGTTGGCGGCGATACGCTGCTGATTGAAGTAACCGTGGTCCAAGGCACCGGGAAGCTCACGCTGACCGGACAGCTCGGCGATGTGATGAAGGAGTCGGCGCAGGCCGCCTTCAGCTATACCCGCTCGAAGGCGGAGGAGCTGGGGCTTGCTCCTGATTTTCACGAGAAGAACGATATTCACATTCATATTCCCGAAGGTGCGATTCCCAAGGACGGCCCGTCCGCAGGGATTACGATCGCCACGGCGCTGATCTCCGCGCTCACCAAGCGGTATGTCTCCAAGCATGTGGCCATGACCGGCGAGATTACGCTGCGCGGACGCGTATTGCCTATCGGAGGCCTGAAGGAGAAATCCCTGGCCGCCCACCGTGCGGGCTACAAGAAGATTCTTATCCCGAAGGACAATGAACGCGACCTCAAGGATATCCCCGAGAGTGTCCTGAGTGATGTCGAGTTCGTGCCGGTGTCCCATATGGATCAGGTACTGAAGCACGCGCTTGTAGATCATGCAGATGGAATCAACACCGATTCAGATACAGATACAGAAATAAGCATTGAAGCGCCCAGTAGTGTGCATTAG
- the yihA gene encoding ribosome biogenesis GTP-binding protein YihA/YsxC gives MKVNNAEFIISAVGPDQYPMDALPEIALAGRSNVGKSSLINRMINRKNLARTSSTPGKTQHMNYYRVNESMYFVDFPGYGYAKVSKTQRASWGKMVEKYMAERETLKMVLLIVDLRHPPTVNDKMMFDWLKHYDLPLCVVATKADKIPKTRWPKHIKIMKQELGVLPGDSFIAYSSEIGLGKDELWELIDRHTLPTEEELPAEPDDQDSGDEPQHEAPSET, from the coding sequence ATGAAAGTTAACAACGCCGAATTTATTATCAGTGCCGTAGGCCCTGACCAGTACCCCATGGATGCCTTGCCGGAGATTGCTCTGGCAGGGCGCTCCAACGTAGGGAAGTCCTCTCTGATCAACCGGATGATTAACCGCAAGAATCTGGCCCGCACCAGTTCTACACCGGGCAAGACGCAGCATATGAACTATTACCGTGTGAATGAGAGCATGTATTTCGTTGACTTCCCGGGGTATGGCTACGCCAAGGTCTCGAAGACGCAACGCGCCTCCTGGGGCAAAATGGTCGAGAAGTACATGGCAGAACGCGAGACGCTGAAGATGGTCCTGCTTATCGTAGATCTGCGCCACCCGCCGACCGTCAATGACAAAATGATGTTTGACTGGCTGAAGCACTACGATCTGCCGCTCTGCGTAGTAGCCACCAAAGCGGACAAAATTCCGAAGACCCGCTGGCCGAAGCATATCAAGATCATGAAGCAGGAGCTCGGTGTGCTGCCGGGAGACAGCTTCATTGCGTATTCATCGGAGATTGGACTTGGCAAAGACGAATTATGGGAACTTATAGATAGACATACTCTACCCACCGAAGAAGAGCTTCCGGCAGAACCGGATGATCAGGATTCCGGGGATGAACCGCAGCACGAAGCGCCTTCCGAGACTTAA